Part of the Leptotrichia massiliensis genome, AAGTGGAAATTGAATTATCTGGATGGTATTCCGGGAAAGTATGCACCGTTATATGGCTTTTATCCAAATGAGCGTGAACCGTGTCGGTGTCTTGACTTGTATTTCCCTTTTTCATGCTCTGGCTATCTATCCCAATTTCTTCAAAGAATGGTTTCCCTTGATTACAAGATTTATCAATGTTCTTAGGACTTATTCTTTCTTCTGCAATTAAAACATTTACAGAAGCTCCTTGTGGCTCATAATCCTGCTTTGATATATTCAAGACTTGTGCTCCTATCATTTCTGCAACACGAATAAGTATTTTTGTAAGCCTTTCTGAATTATATTGCTCGTCAATATATGCAATATAGTCCTTCTGCTCCCTCTCTGTTTCCGCATAGCAAATATCATAAATATTAAAACTTAATGTCTTTGTTAGATTATTGAATCCATATAGCTTAATTTTATTATTTTCCAACTCATTCATCACTTCCTCTCCTTTTCCATCAATTTCTTTCATATTTTTAAAACTCTTTTAAATACAGATAAATTTATTATTTAGATTTGGTTTTAAAATCTTTTTTTGATAGTCTTAAAAATTATTTATTTTTCTATATATTTTTAATTATTTTTTTGACTTATTTTTTCGCCAAATTATAACATTTATACACAATTTTTACAATTAAAATTGTAAAATGAATTTTCAAAAAAAATCACAGCTAAATTAATAACTGTGATTAATAAATAAAATATCTTTTTATAAAACCATCCTATACTTAACTATCCTATTTCCACACCCCATAACATAAATTTCATCTTCAATTACACAAATTTTTACAATTCCTTCCTTCAATACTTTTTCCTGTTTTAAAATATGAAATTTACTGTCTGTAATTACCAATTCTCCATTTTCCAAACCAATAAAATATTTCCCTTCAAATTCTTCAATGTACGTTATTTTTCTGTCAGAAATTTTTATCGAATTATAAAGTTCCTGATCCAAAATGTTCCATATTTCTATTTCACCATCTTCTGTTCCTGCAAAATATTGAAGTCCCACTATTTTTGAGTAAGTGTGATTATTTTCCGTTTTTACTTCAAATATTTTTTTTAATTTATTTTCAAAAATATTTATTGTATTTATATGTTTATGGTCTTCCCTAAATTTGATTATAACGTTTTCTCCACTTGTGAAAATTTTATAATTTCCATTTTTTCTAGTTCTTGTCAACTTTGTAGAAATAAGTTCCTCTGTGTCAACATCATAGGAAAATAGACAATTTTTTTCAATATAGACAATCCTGCCACTTGTTATAAAATTCATTACTTTTATGCTATCATTTGTATCGAATACAAGTTCAACTATTTTCTTTTTATTTCCATCACATTTGTACACTTTTCCATTTGGAGTCGAAACAAAAAACATACTTGAAACAAATAACTGGTTTTTTTCTTTTATATATTTTATAATTTCGCAATTTTTTACTTTTCCACCGCTTTCCTTTTCAAATTTATTTTTATTAAAATATATCAGCTTTTCTCCAGTTGTTATAATTCTTTTGTTAACCGGCTCCACGCCAAAGTCGTTTATTTTTGTTCTATATACAATATCTTCTTCTAAAATTAATTCCATTTTTCCCCTTAATTAATACACAATATCTTCAGTAGGATTATATCCGCTATCCTTCAATGTTTTTCGCATTTTCTCGCTTGTTTTGGAGAAAATTTCATTATTATAATATGTTTTCCAGTCCCCGTCAATCTTATTTGTGTCTAAAATATATTTAAATAGCATAAAAGTATCTTTTTTAGTTGCATCATAAGCATAAAGTCTGAAAGTATAATATCTTGGTTTTTTCTTTTCATCTTTTTTTGGAATATTTGTAGGAATCAGTTTTGCAATATCATTTTCAAAATCAATTAATATTTTAAAAATATTCTCATATGTCAATTCTCTTCTTTCACGTATATTGTAAACTAATCCAACTTCCAAATTATCTAGCCCAACATAATAAGTCATAAAATCACGTTCTACATCGCAATAAATATTTCCTGTCAAACGTGAACGACCTATAAGTTCAATTTCCTTAGTTACATATATATTCGGATCTTTTATCCAATTACAAGTTTTTGAAAATGAAATACCCGACACCAATAAAATAATTAATATGATTAATTTTTTCACGTTTCCTCCCAATGTTTACAATTTCATTTAATATAAATATTTTATAAAAATATCCTTATAATTAAGTTTTAAAATACATAGTTTTAGATTTTAAAACTTTGTGAAAAATATTTTATTATTATGTTTATAAGTTTTATTTTACCTTTTATTTTTATTAACATATATCACTAATAAAAGTTTACCATATTTTTTTATTAATTTCAAGACATATATTAAAACCTCTTTAAAAGCAAACTCAAAAATCAAGTTTTTACGTAAAAAAGAAAATCAAATTAATGATTTTCCAAAATTATATATGTATAATATTTAAAATACTCATCAAAATAGGTACTACTAATATAAATAAAATTGTACTTGTTGTAACTACATTGGTAGAATATCCAATATCCCCATTAGTTTCATTAGCCAAAATTGGCAATGCTGCAAAGACTGGTGCTGCCGACTGTATCACAAATGTCTTTATTTCCAGTTCATTCAACTGCACAAAATGTCCAGCAATTTTCAATAATACTATCATGACAATTGACGAAAATACAAATCTTCCAAGTAAAGCCAAATTTGTATCCAAATCAAACCGAATACTGTGAAGCCCTGCATCTGCTAGCACTATTCCTATATACAGCAACGCAAGAGGAGTTACAACACTTCCAAGATATTTGGTAGTTTCTACAATTGGAGTTATCACTCTTATGCCTGACAAAAGTACAGCAAAGGCTATCACAAAAGCAATAAGTGGAGGAGATAATAATTTTTTTAAATTAAATCCACCTTTTCCATCTTTATTACCGTCAATCGAATCTCCTGATAAAAGCATGTATCCCAATGTCCAGATTGACACAGTATTTGTAATGTAATACATCAAATAATATTTTGAAGCGGCTTCTCCAAAAAGTGCCATATTTAACGGAAGCCCAATAAATATAGTATTTGCATTTACCACAGCATTATAAAAGATACCACGTCGTCCATCTCTCATTTTTACCATCTTTATCACAAAAAAAGCAGCCAAATATCCAATAATAACTGAAGCAAATGTAAAAATTAGACGATTTGACACTTCCTTCAAGGCATCCATATTCAAATATTTCAAAACTGAATAAAATATTGAGCAAGGCAAAGCCACATTTGTAATAAGTTTTGAAACATTTTCACTAAACGTATGGTGAAACCAGTGCCTTTTTTTCAAAATATATCCAACCGCAATCATAACAATAATAGGGAAAATACTTCCCAGTGATTTCAAAAAAATCATTTTTTAACATTCCTTTCTCTACTATACTCCATTTTTTTCACAATCAAACCTAATAATCCCATAACTTTTAAATTTGATTTTTCCACAATTTACTTCAAAAATATTATTTCAAACAAACAAAGCAAGGACTTTTAAAGCCCCTGCACTTTTATCAATACTATAACTTAAATAATAAATCCGTGTAAGTTGGGAAACTCCAATATTCTTGATCAATAACTTTTTCCAAATTATCACAAGGAATTCGTAATGCCTCAAGTCCTGTTACCAATTTTTCTTTTGCCAAATCTGTCTGTTTTCCTAAATCTTTTTCATTTCTTACTCGATTAATTTCTTTTTCAAGTGATTTTACTTCTTTTCTCAAGCTTGTAATATTTGCTAATACATCTTTTAAGATTTCTTCCTGCTCCTTTATGAACGCTTTCCCGTATTTTGAATTTTTTTCAATATGATCAGCTAATAAATTTGCATATTTTAATCCTGATGGCAAGATATTTTTATTTGCAATGTCAATTAATGTTCTTGATTCAATACTTAACTGAGTTATATATCTTTCTGCATAAGCGTTGTATCTTGCAATTGATTCCTGTTCAGAAAGCATTCCAACTTCCTGAGTTAGTTCAAGCACATCTTTATCTATCATTTTTCTAAGTGCAGTATTTGAAGCCACTTCGTTTGTAAGTCCACGTTTTTTAGCTTCTTTTGCCCATTCTTCGCTGTATCCATTTCCATTAAAAATTATTCTATGATGTTTTTTATATGCATTAGCAATAATCTCATTTGCCACTTTCAGGAATGATTTTTCAGTTGCTTTTTCAAGTTTATCTGCATATTCAGACAGCACTTTTCCTACCATTGCATTTATTACAGCCGCAGAAGTTGCAGGTGTCGAACTTGATCCTGGCATTCTAAATTCAAATTTATTTCCAGTAAATGCAAACGGAGAAGTTCTATTTCTATCTCCAGCATCCATACTAAATGTAGGTAATACATCAACTGACAAGTTTACTTTTGATGATTCTGACACAGGTGCATCTTTTTTATATGCAATATTGCTTAAAACTGTTGTCAATTCATCACCTAAGAAAACTGAAATAATTGCAGGTGGTGCTTCATGTCCACCAAGTCTGTGATCATTTGTAGCAGTTGCAGTCGCATATCTTAACATCGGGTAATATCTGTCAACAGCTTCAATTACCGCAGCCACAAAAATTAAAAATTGAGTATTTGATTTCATATCTTTTCCAGGACTGAAAAGATTTTTACCATCATCTGTTCCTAGTGACCAGTTATTATGTTTACCTGAACCATTTACCCCTGCAAACGGTTTTTCGTGAAGCAATGCTACTAAATCGTGTCTTAACGCTGTTTTTTCAATAGTTTCCATTATTATCTGATTTTGATCCGATGCCAAGTTTGCTACTGAAAATAATGGTGCTACTTCAAACTGATTTGGAGCCACTTCATTATGTCTTGTTTTTGATGGAATACCTAATTTCCATAATTCAACGTCAACATCACTCATAAAGTTTATTACTTTTTCTTTAATTTTTCCATAATAATGATCGCTTAATTCCTGTCCTTTAGGTGCAGAAGCTCCAAATAACGTTCTTCCTGTAAGCAACAAATCATCTCTTGCTTCAAACATATCTTTTTTAACAAGAAAATATTCCTGCTCTACTCCCAAAGTATTAAATACATGATTAGAAGTTTTATTTCCAAAAGCACGCAAAACTCTTAATGCTTGTCCACTTATATATTTCATTGATCTCAATAAAGGTACTTTTTTATCCAACGCTTCACCAGTAAATGAAATAAAGGCTGTCGGAATATACAATGTAACTCCATTTTTATTTTCTCTTATAAATGGATATGAACTCGTATCCCAGATTGTGTAACCTCTTGCTTCAAATGTGCTACGAAGTCCTCCATTCGGAAATGAAGATGCATCAGATTCACCTTTTATCAAATTTTTTCCAGAAAATTTATAAATAAGTTCCTCATTTTCAGTAGGTTCTAAAAATGAATCATGCTTTTCCGCTGTCAAGTCATTTAATGGCTGAAACCAGTGACAATAGTGAGTAGCACCTCTTTTAGTCGCCCAATCTTTAATAGCGTTTGCAATAACTTCAGCAGTTTCTTTCGACAATTCAGTTTCCCCCAGTTGCGACGCCTTAAACTCTTTAAAAACAGCCTTGGAAACTCTTTTTTTCAAATTACTGTCCCTAAAGACATTTTCTCCAAAGCTTTTCATAGCGTTTTCCATAAATTTTAACCTCTTTTCCGTATCAATTTCTTATGAAGCAGTATTTTTAGACTCTTCATTTTTTCAAATATATTTTATTATACAATGTGGGAAAATATAAGTCAAACAAAAAATTTTTTCATTTATTATTTCTTTATACATAAATAAATTTCTATTTTTTGAGTTATTTAATTATTTTGATTAGGATATGTATAAAAATCTAAAATATTTTATTTTATAAAAAATAGTAAAAACTTAAAAAATATGTTAAAATAAATTCATAAACAAAACTACCAAAGGAGTTGATTACCTATGAAAAAATTACTAACTTTTCTACTACTAACACTTTCAATCCAGCTATTCTCAGCCAATTACAAAGTTGTTCTAAAGAAAGGGGTTACTTTATCACAGCAGGAAATTACAAAAAATAACAGTGAAATTGAGATTGCGGCCAAAAGGGATTATGATTCAATTAAACGAGCAGTATCAGTTGGGATGAAATCTATGATTTCCAGAATGTTGGATGAACAAATTCAATTACCCGCAATAAGTCAAAAAAATTCTCTTAAATTTCAGAAAAAAATGAACGAATTATATAATGATATGTTTGATTATATAATGGATAAAAATAAAATTGAAATTGAAAAGATAAGATATGTTACAAATGATATTGTTGAAGTAACATTAAATATAAAAACGCCAAATGTAACAACAAATTTACAAAAATATTCAGAATTAATGAATAACAACTTTCTAAACGAAAAAGAAATGAAAAATCTAAATAATTTCTCAGAAGACGAAATCTTTGATAAAATAATAACAAAAATGTTTAGTTCAATGAAACAAGCCTTCCAAAAAACCGATAAGTATGCTTCTATGAAAACAACAATTTATTTAGAAAAAGATAATGGAAAATGGGGAATTGCTGAACTTGATGAAAAACTAAAAAACTTTAGAGAAATATATAAATCTGTAAATTAATAAAAAACATAAAAGGGCTATCCATATTAAGATAGCCCTCTGTTTTATTAATTATTTAGGTGATACTAAAATTTTAACTTGACTTTTTTCTTTTACAAGTGCGTCAAATCCTTCATTCACAATATCTTCTAGTTTAATTCTTTTTGTTACTAATAAATCTTTTGAGAAGTATCCTTGCTTCATTAATTCCAATGTTTTAGGGAATACATCACGGTATGCGATAACTCCTTTTATTGTTCTTTCTTGAATTACCACTTCGTTAGGCTGAATCGGTGCTTCTGTTTCCCAGATACTTACAACCATCAATTCTCCATCTTTTTCAGCGGCTTCTAAAGATTGCTGTAATACAGCGGGAACTCCTGTAACTTCATAAGAAACGTTTACTCCACCATTTGTTTTTTCTTTTATAAATTCAACTGCATTCACTTTTGTAGGATCTACGATTATTGCTCCTAATTTTTTAGCGATTTCCTGTCTTTCAGGCGAAACTTCCACAGCATAAATTTCTGTTGCTCCAGATGCTCTCAATGCGTCAATTATAAGAAGTCCGATTGGTCCACACCCAAAAACTGCTGCTGTATCTCCTGTATTAAATTTGCTTTGTCTAACTGCATAAACTGCCACTGCCGCAGGTTCTGTCAATGCTCCCTGTTCATAATCAATTTCATCTGGTAATTTATGAGCCTGATCCTCATTTACAACTACAAATTCAGAGAATCCTCCTCCTCCACCAGCAAGTCCAATAAAATTCAAGTTAGGATCCAAATTATATTTTCCAATTAAGCCATTTTTTGCTAAAATTGGTTCAACTGTAACTCTGTCTCCTACTTTGAATTTTGTAATTCCACTTCCTATTTCCACAACTTCTCCACAAAATTCGTGTCCCATTGTGATAGGGGCTTTTTCATTTGTATATGGATGCGGAGCATTTGCTGGAATAAATATTGGTCCTCCTAAATATTCGTGTAAATCACTTCCACAAATCCCAGCATATTTCACTGCAATTTTGATTTGATTTTCTTTCGTAATTTCAGGAACTTCGACTTCTTCCACTCTTACATCTTTTCTGTTATGCCATCTCGCAGCTTTCATAATTGCCATTTTATTACCTCCTAAATTAACTATTCATAATATTTTATAAATTTCTTTCTTGATACTCTAATAGTATACCCCATTTTTTCTCAAAAACAATACTTTATATCTATAAATTTATACAAAAAAATAAGACAAGTTAATTCTTGTCTTACCAAAATAATTATTTCTAATCTTCAATTTCTTCAAAGAAATCTCCCATATTTCTATATTTTTCGTATCTTCTTCTTAATAACTCACGAAGTGAAAATTTATCTATTCTCCTAAATTCCTTTAAAACAGCTTCTTTCAAGGTTTGAGCGGTCTCTTCAAAATTTCTATGAGCACCACCTAATGGCTCTTTTATAATTTCATCTATTATTCCTAGACTTTTTAAACTAATTGCATCCATTTTCAAACTTTTTGCAGCTTCTGGAGCTTTTGTTGAATCATTAAACAAAATTGAGGCACATCCTTCTGGAGAAATAACAGAATATACACTGTTTTCAAGCATTAAAATTGAATCTGCCACACCTATTCCCAATGCTCCTCCACTTCCACCTTCACCAATTACTACTGATACAATTGGTACTCGAAAACCAAACATTTCTGATAGATTTTTAGCGATGGCTTCTCCTTGTCCTTTTTCTTCTGCTTCTATTCCAGGATATGCTCCAGCCGTATCAATCAAAGTTAAAATTGGCAATTTAAAACGTTCTGCCATCCTCATTAATCTTAATGCTTTTCTATATCCTTCAGGACTGGCCATTCCAAAGTTTCTGTAAATATTTGAATCAATATCCCTTCCTTTTTGCTGTCCAATTATCATTATTTTGTACCCGTCAATTGTCGCAAGTCCACCTACAACGGCATTGTCGTCTTTTGAAAGCCTATCTCCATGAAGTTCTACAAAATCCTGTGTTAATTCGTTTATATAATCTAAAGTATACGGTCTTTTAGGATTTCTTGAAATTTGAATTCTGTTCCAAGCATCCATTTCATTTTCTTCAAAATCTTTGTATTTATCTTCTAGATTTTTTTCCAGTTCTGTTATTTGAGCAGAGAAATCAATGCTTCTTTCAGCTGAAAATCTTTTTAACTCGGCTATATTGTCTTCCAATTCCTTAATTTCATCTTTTATACTCATAATTTTTATCCTTTCATTTGAAAAAATTTTAAATTTACACTAATTTTTCCAATACTCTATAAATCGTTGTTTTCAAATCTTTTCTTTCTGAAATTATGTCAATCATTCCGTGTTCCAACAAAAATTCTGCTCTTTGAAAGCCCTTTGGCAACTTCTGATTTACAGTTTGCTCAATAACTCTAGGTCCTGCAAAGGCAATCAAAGTATTTGGTTCTGTTATAATTACGTCTCCAAGCATTGCAAAAGAGGCTGTTACTCCTCCAGTAGTTGGATCAACTGGAACTGAAATAAAAGGTATTCCTGCTTCATTTAATTTTTTTACTGCTCCAGAAGTTTTTGCCATCTGCATAAGTGACAAAATTCCTTCTTGCATTCTAGCTCCACCAGAACTTGAAACAATCACAACTGGTATTTTATTTTTAAGCCCTCTTTCCAAAGCCCTTGTAATTCGCTCACCAACAACAGAACCCATACTTCCACCCATAAAATTAAATTCCATTGCTGCAATACTTACTTCTATCCCGTTTATTGTTCCAGTTCCACTGATTACTCCATCTAACATTCGGCTTTTTTCACGTGCAACTTCAAGTTTTTCTTCATATTCAGGAAAATTTAATATATTTTTTGAATTGAGTGTCATATCCTTTTCCATAAATGTTCCTTCATCAATTAAGAGTTCAATTCTTTCAAATGCCGTTAATCTGAAATAATTTCCACATTTTGGACATACATTCAAATTATTTTTTAAATCCTCGTTATAAATAATCTCGTTACATTGATTACATTTTTTCCACTTGTTATCATCTACAACATCAACTGTCAATTTTGATTTAGATGTTAGTGTTACATATTTATTTTTCGATTTTCTACTTGAAAATAATCCCATTTTCTTCACCTCGTGTTTAAAATTAAATAACAGATGTTACAATACTTTATATAATACCTCATGTTTATTAGAAACAACTTTGTTTGTATATATTTTTTTAAAAAAATGCTTTATCAAAAATTGAAAACTTGTAATTATCAAAAGAAAGAAAGTAACAACAAAGAAAAAATCTGTCACTTCCATCTTTTATACCATATTTTTTATCTCCAATAATTGGAAAACCTTGATCTGCGATTTGAACCCGTATCTGATGTTTTCGCCCTGTTACCAGCTCAATATCTAGAAGAGTTGCATTTTTACTATTTTTTCCCAATAAATTTAATATTTGTTTTGAATTTTTTAATTTATCAAAATTAATTTGTTTAAAATGTGTAATACTTTTTTTAGATTCCTTTGAAACAGGATTTTTTGAAACTGCTACCTTATTTTCTGTTGTTGTCAAATAATTTTCAATTGTAAAATTTTTCAAATTAAAATCTTGATTTTCTTTATTTATATTATGAACAACTGCAAAATATTTTTTATGAACTTCATTTTCTCTAATTTTCTCAGAAATATACCTCAAAAACTTCAAATTTTTACAACCTATCACAAGTCCTGATGTTTCAAAATCTAATCTATTTGCAAAATTAATGTTTTCATTTTTATAAATTTCTTTAAAAACTTCAGCAAGTCCATATTTATGACCTGTTCCTTTGTGCATTGGCACTTTTTCCTTTTTATTTACGATGAAAAAATCTTCATTTTCAAAAATAACCATTTTTTTATATTTTTCAATCTCATTTTTTTGTATTTCTAATTTTTTTACTTTATTTTTAGTTTTTTGTGACTTTTCATAATTATTTTGAAATAAATTTTTTACAGTAATTTTATCTTCTAATAAAAGCCTGTAATTTTCTTTTGATTTTTTTCCATTTACTTTAACATCTCCAGCTCTTATTGCTCCAAAAATTCTGCTAAGCGATTCATCCTTAAAATTTTTCCTCAAATATCTGTCTAGCCGCATTCCTTCCAGCTCAGAATCTACAATAACTTGCTTAACTTCTTTCTTTTCCAAAAATTCTCTCCTGTTTTAATCACTATGAAGTTTTATACTTTCAATTATTCCTATCATTATAAACGATGCCAAAAAGGAACTTCCACCATAACTCATAAACAATAGAGGTTTCCCTGTAACAGGTACAAGTCCGATTGTCATCCCAACATTTACAATTACATGCATGAATATTACTCCTGCAAGTCCATAGAGTATGAGTTTTCCAAAGTCATCTCTAATAATCCGAGCTATTCGCATTATTTCGTAAATTAGTCCAAAATAAAGCAATAATACCAGTGAAGACCCTACAAATCCCAATTCTTCAGATAATACTGAAAAAATAAAATCTGTCTGTGCTTCTGGTAAAAATTCTAATCTACTTTGACTTCCTTGTAAAACCCCCTTTCCTAATACTCCCCCTGCTCCAACTGAAATTTTTGACTGTATTACATGCCATCCGCTTCCTTTTCTATCAGTTTCAGGATGTAAAAATGTTTCTACCCGTGTTCTCTGATAATCACTCAGTACAAACCTATAAACTGGATAAACTGACAACATAACTACTATTGTTATTATCCAAATCGGTTTCATATTTGCACCATACAAAAAAATCATAAATACAAATGCACAAACTATTATTAATGTTGTTCCCAAATCAGGCTGTATCAAAATTAATAAAATAAGTGGTAATGAGGGTAAAATTGCTCCCACAATCTCTGTTAGATTATTAATTCCATTTTTATATTTTGTTGCAATCCAGTAAGCTATAATAATAATAATTGATACTTTTACAAATTCAGATGGCTGTAATTGAAATGGTCCTATTGAAATCCAACGCTGTGCTCCTAAAGTTTTTTTCCCAGCAAATCGTACAATTAATAATAAAGTCGCACCAATTCCATAAATATGCCAAATATATCTTTTTACAATTTTATAATCAATAGATGCCAAAATAAATAATAATACTGAACCTATCCCAATCCACAAAATATTTTTTATAACCATTCCGTTTTGTCTTGTTGCACTATACACAAATACTGTACTGATTGTTACAAGAGCGTATACTATTAATAAAATCATTTTATCCATCCGAAAAATACTATTTTTCATTCGATCAATTAATTTTTGACTTTGAAACATTTTTTTCTCCTATTTTCTTATTTTTATTTAATATTCCCCAAAACTGTAATATTTTCCGTCAAATATTTAGTTTTTGCAAAATTATTTACATCCTCAAGTTTTACTGCATTGACTTCATTTTTCATCTTTTCAGAATCTAGAATTTCATTTTTTCTAATATAATAATTTCCCAAAATTCCCATTCTTGAACGTGGATTTTCCATTGCAAATGCAATCCTGCTCATATATTTATTTTTTGCCTTCTGAAGTTCATCCTCTGTTACTCCATTTTCACGTAACTTTTTAAACTCTGAAAGTGTTATTTCTATTGCCTTTTCATAATTTTCCAGATTCGTTCCAATGTATGTCGATGTCAAGCCTCCTGATAAATAAT contains:
- the speD gene encoding adenosylmethionine decarboxylase; translation: MKEIDGKGEEVMNELENNKIKLYGFNNLTKTLSFNIYDICYAETEREQKDYIAYIDEQYNSERLTKILIRVAEMIGAQVLNISKQDYEPQGASVNVLIAEERISPKNIDKSCNQGKPFFEEIGIDSQSMKKGNTSQDTDTVHAHLDKSHITVHTFPEYHPDNSISTFRVDIDIATCGEISPLNTLNYLIDSFDSDIITIDYRIRGFTRDISGKKFFTDHNITSIQDYIELEKLKIYDAIDVNVYQSNIFHTKMLIKEIRLQNYLFNQDVYEIAPKKRLEITDRLRKEMIEIYSGMNIY
- a CDS encoding AEC family transporter, giving the protein MIFLKSLGSIFPIIVMIAVGYILKKRHWFHHTFSENVSKLITNVALPCSIFYSVLKYLNMDALKEVSNRLIFTFASVIIGYLAAFFVIKMVKMRDGRRGIFYNAVVNANTIFIGLPLNMALFGEAASKYYLMYYITNTVSIWTLGYMLLSGDSIDGNKDGKGGFNLKKLLSPPLIAFVIAFAVLLSGIRVITPIVETTKYLGSVVTPLALLYIGIVLADAGLHSIRFDLDTNLALLGRFVFSSIVMIVLLKIAGHFVQLNELEIKTFVIQSAAPVFAALPILANETNGDIGYSTNVVTTSTILFILVVPILMSILNIIHI
- a CDS encoding glutamine synthetase III family protein, with protein sequence MENAMKSFGENVFRDSNLKKRVSKAVFKEFKASQLGETELSKETAEVIANAIKDWATKRGATHYCHWFQPLNDLTAEKHDSFLEPTENEELIYKFSGKNLIKGESDASSFPNGGLRSTFEARGYTIWDTSSYPFIRENKNGVTLYIPTAFISFTGEALDKKVPLLRSMKYISGQALRVLRAFGNKTSNHVFNTLGVEQEYFLVKKDMFEARDDLLLTGRTLFGASAPKGQELSDHYYGKIKEKVINFMSDVDVELWKLGIPSKTRHNEVAPNQFEVAPLFSVANLASDQNQIIMETIEKTALRHDLVALLHEKPFAGVNGSGKHNNWSLGTDDGKNLFSPGKDMKSNTQFLIFVAAVIEAVDRYYPMLRYATATATNDHRLGGHEAPPAIISVFLGDELTTVLSNIAYKKDAPVSESSKVNLSVDVLPTFSMDAGDRNRTSPFAFTGNKFEFRMPGSSSTPATSAAVINAMVGKVLSEYADKLEKATEKSFLKVANEIIANAYKKHHRIIFNGNGYSEEWAKEAKKRGLTNEVASNTALRKMIDKDVLELTQEVGMLSEQESIARYNAYAERYITQLSIESRTLIDIANKNILPSGLKYANLLADHIEKNSKYGKAFIKEQEEILKDVLANITSLRKEVKSLEKEINRVRNEKDLGKQTDLAKEKLVTGLEALRIPCDNLEKVIDQEYWSFPTYTDLLFKL
- a CDS encoding 2,3-butanediol dehydrogenase; this encodes MAIMKAARWHNRKDVRVEEVEVPEITKENQIKIAVKYAGICGSDLHEYLGGPIFIPANAPHPYTNEKAPITMGHEFCGEVVEIGSGITKFKVGDRVTVEPILAKNGLIGKYNLDPNLNFIGLAGGGGGFSEFVVVNEDQAHKLPDEIDYEQGALTEPAAVAVYAVRQSKFNTGDTAAVFGCGPIGLLIIDALRASGATEIYAVEVSPERQEIAKKLGAIIVDPTKVNAVEFIKEKTNGGVNVSYEVTGVPAVLQQSLEAAEKDGELMVVSIWETEAPIQPNEVVIQERTIKGVIAYRDVFPKTLELMKQGYFSKDLLVTKRIKLEDIVNEGFDALVKEKSQVKILVSPK
- a CDS encoding acetyl-CoA carboxylase carboxyltransferase subunit alpha; translation: MSIKDEIKELEDNIAELKRFSAERSIDFSAQITELEKNLEDKYKDFEENEMDAWNRIQISRNPKRPYTLDYINELTQDFVELHGDRLSKDDNAVVGGLATIDGYKIMIIGQQKGRDIDSNIYRNFGMASPEGYRKALRLMRMAERFKLPILTLIDTAGAYPGIEAEEKGQGEAIAKNLSEMFGFRVPIVSVVIGEGGSGGALGIGVADSILMLENSVYSVISPEGCASILFNDSTKAPEAAKSLKMDAISLKSLGIIDEIIKEPLGGAHRNFEETAQTLKEAVLKEFRRIDKFSLRELLRRRYEKYRNMGDFFEEIED
- the accD gene encoding acetyl-CoA carboxylase, carboxyltransferase subunit beta, whose product is MGLFSSRKSKNKYVTLTSKSKLTVDVVDDNKWKKCNQCNEIIYNEDLKNNLNVCPKCGNYFRLTAFERIELLIDEGTFMEKDMTLNSKNILNFPEYEEKLEVAREKSRMLDGVISGTGTINGIEVSIAAMEFNFMGGSMGSVVGERITRALERGLKNKIPVVIVSSSGGARMQEGILSLMQMAKTSGAVKKLNEAGIPFISVPVDPTTGGVTASFAMLGDVIITEPNTLIAFAGPRVIEQTVNQKLPKGFQRAEFLLEHGMIDIISERKDLKTTIYRVLEKLV
- a CDS encoding RluA family pseudouridine synthase translates to MEKKEVKQVIVDSELEGMRLDRYLRKNFKDESLSRIFGAIRAGDVKVNGKKSKENYRLLLEDKITVKNLFQNNYEKSQKTKNKVKKLEIQKNEIEKYKKMVIFENEDFFIVNKKEKVPMHKGTGHKYGLAEVFKEIYKNENINFANRLDFETSGLVIGCKNLKFLRYISEKIRENEVHKKYFAVVHNINKENQDFNLKNFTIENYLTTTENKVAVSKNPVSKESKKSITHFKQINFDKLKNSKQILNLLGKNSKNATLLDIELVTGRKHQIRVQIADQGFPIIGDKKYGIKDGSDRFFLCCYFLSFDNYKFSIFDKAFF
- the rodA gene encoding rod shape-determining protein RodA, coding for MFQSQKLIDRMKNSIFRMDKMILLIVYALVTISTVFVYSATRQNGMVIKNILWIGIGSVLLFILASIDYKIVKRYIWHIYGIGATLLLIVRFAGKKTLGAQRWISIGPFQLQPSEFVKVSIIIIIAYWIATKYKNGINNLTEIVGAILPSLPLILLILIQPDLGTTLIIVCAFVFMIFLYGANMKPIWIITIVVMLSVYPVYRFVLSDYQRTRVETFLHPETDRKGSGWHVIQSKISVGAGGVLGKGVLQGSQSRLEFLPEAQTDFIFSVLSEELGFVGSSLVLLLYFGLIYEIMRIARIIRDDFGKLILYGLAGVIFMHVIVNVGMTIGLVPVTGKPLLFMSYGGSSFLASFIMIGIIESIKLHSD